In the genome of Coraliomargarita algicola, one region contains:
- a CDS encoding sulfatase-like hydrolase/transferase — protein sequence MSSKRILLATAFLLTLCARVTVFAASEAPKSPNIIFILTDDQGYGDLQRHGHPYLQTPNTNRLHDESVRFDRFYVSPSCSPTRAALMTGMHEFRNGVTHTLIPREHLNIEATTLPQLLKTAGYKTGFIGKWHLGGSRGYAPDARGFDWTATNPMGPRKHFDPEIIRNGERTQREGFREDIFFDEAMTFIEESGDQPFFCYLATYSPHTPLGAPEKFIAPFREQGLSEKHATYLAMIENVDYNVGRLLAFMEERGLDENTIVIFMNDNGVTEGLDVYNAGMRGCKATTWEGGSRAMSFWRWPNHWKPQTHDNLTAHVDVLPTLCELAGVDVPEDLQSELEGYSLLPLLESDEAMSWHDDRSLFHHVGRWPSGLAESHKYAMVSVHKGDYLLVRSAPCGDPACEDFQSQCTTMRAVYNGLTKTTYADGTAQMHWGTTPMGHWALYNVVEDPACQNDLSRTHPELVASMAASYDVWWDELYPTMIERGGDLGDPLASAHASARAKQWKGPTSDAQLKGQAAATAAADSMSRFDRIDANGDSKITLAEYVGPFLKQMSIKDANHDGMLSVAEFDVPHFKSVDTDKNGQLSEAEIRQFYAEQFEQIDRDQSGSISADEM from the coding sequence ATGTCATCCAAAAGAATACTTCTGGCGACCGCCTTTTTATTAACTCTGTGTGCACGCGTCACGGTCTTTGCTGCTAGTGAGGCACCGAAAAGCCCGAACATCATATTTATCCTGACCGATGATCAGGGCTATGGTGACTTGCAGCGTCACGGGCATCCGTATTTACAAACGCCAAATACCAATCGTTTGCATGATGAAAGTGTGCGCTTTGATCGTTTTTATGTGAGTCCTTCCTGTTCGCCGACACGTGCGGCCTTGATGACTGGGATGCATGAGTTTCGTAATGGTGTGACGCATACACTGATCCCGCGTGAGCATTTGAATATTGAAGCGACGACCTTGCCGCAGCTTTTGAAGACGGCGGGTTACAAGACCGGGTTTATCGGTAAATGGCACTTGGGGGGGAGTCGGGGCTATGCGCCCGATGCGCGTGGTTTTGACTGGACGGCGACCAATCCGATGGGGCCGCGCAAGCACTTCGATCCCGAGATCATTCGCAACGGCGAGCGCACGCAGCGCGAAGGCTTCCGCGAGGATATCTTTTTCGATGAGGCGATGACCTTTATCGAGGAGAGTGGGGATCAGCCCTTCTTCTGCTACTTGGCAACCTATTCGCCGCACACTCCATTGGGCGCGCCTGAGAAATTTATCGCCCCTTTTCGTGAGCAAGGTCTGAGTGAGAAGCATGCGACCTATCTTGCGATGATTGAGAACGTGGACTATAATGTCGGCCGACTGCTGGCCTTCATGGAAGAGCGCGGCTTGGATGAGAACACCATTGTGATTTTCATGAACGACAACGGCGTGACTGAGGGTCTGGATGTTTACAATGCAGGTATGCGCGGCTGCAAAGCGACGACCTGGGAGGGGGGCTCGCGTGCGATGTCTTTCTGGCGCTGGCCGAATCATTGGAAGCCACAAACACATGACAATTTGACTGCGCACGTGGATGTCTTGCCGACGCTTTGTGAGCTGGCCGGGGTGGACGTGCCTGAGGATTTACAGTCTGAGTTGGAAGGCTACAGCTTGCTGCCATTACTGGAGTCGGACGAGGCGATGAGCTGGCATGATGACCGCAGCCTGTTTCACCATGTCGGTCGCTGGCCCAGTGGCCTCGCGGAGTCGCACAAATATGCGATGGTGAGTGTGCACAAGGGAGACTATTTACTGGTGCGTAGCGCGCCTTGTGGCGATCCCGCTTGTGAGGATTTCCAGAGCCAGTGCACGACGATGCGTGCGGTTTATAATGGGCTGACCAAGACGACTTATGCCGACGGCACCGCGCAAATGCACTGGGGCACCACGCCGATGGGGCATTGGGCTTTGTATAACGTAGTGGAAGACCCTGCCTGTCAGAACGACCTTTCGCGCACACACCCGGAGCTCGTCGCGAGCATGGCTGCATCTTACGATGTCTGGTGGGATGAGCTCTATCCGACCATGATTGAACGTGGTGGTGATTTGGGCGATCCATTGGCGAGTGCGCATGCTTCCGCCCGTGCGAAGCAGTGGAAAGGTCCGACTTCGGATGCTCAGTTGAAGGGCCAGGCGGCCGCGACAGCAGCGGCGGATTCGATGTCACGCTTTGATCGTATCGATGCCAATGGTGATAGCAAAATTACACTGGCAGAATATGTCGGCCCCTTTTTGAAGCAGATGTCCATAAAGGATGCGAATCATGATGGCATGCTGAGTGTCGCAGAGTTCGATGTGCCACACTTTAAGTCGGTGGATACGGATAAAAACGGTCAACTTTCCGAGGCCGAGATTCGTCAATTTTATGCGGAGCAATTCGAGCAGATCGATCGCGACCAGAGCGGTTCGATTAGCGCCGACGAAATGTAA
- a CDS encoding acetylxylan esterase encodes MRFCLAATFVGFLSANAASGDAHVKKLHQRLDVNQDGLISPQEYQNYWKERFQRRDKDKNGLINDAELGRGSIKPLDRNRDGVISLAEEVHFRQKLFDLMDKDRDALLTLSEMNDRSQSESASENSNAVPSAPLDFVALRASVEALSELTDTPKMWLAEGFDSTDDLAAVYFDALDWKGQATKVFAWLGFPKERKEKMPAIVLVHGGGGTAFKEWVELWNARGYVAISIGVEGQTSRRAGKGWAPHEWAGPQRQGIYGDSSEALTDQWMYHAVADTILAHSLLRSLPEVDTDQVGIMGISWGGVITSTVIGIDARFVFAIPTYGCGGLATAANQYGRALGNNQVYQQVWDPILRLNQASMPTLWYSWPGDQHFPLDIQAANYAATPGPYMVSLVPNMGHSHNAAWDRPESYAFADSVTREGGMWCRQVKSSLRKDTCRATFRSSKPLDAAVLVSTVDGGVTGDRQWVETPLARPEPRGVNWIVQAEVPEGSTAWFINVKSGDLVASSGFFEAE; translated from the coding sequence TTGAGATTCTGCCTAGCGGCCACGTTTGTCGGCTTTTTGTCGGCAAATGCGGCCTCGGGGGATGCGCATGTAAAGAAGTTACATCAGCGCTTGGACGTCAATCAGGACGGCTTGATTTCGCCGCAGGAATATCAGAACTACTGGAAGGAGCGTTTTCAGCGGCGCGATAAAGACAAGAATGGTCTGATTAATGACGCCGAGTTAGGTCGTGGTAGTATCAAGCCCTTGGATCGTAATCGGGACGGGGTGATATCGCTTGCGGAGGAGGTTCATTTTAGACAGAAGCTTTTTGACCTTATGGATAAAGACCGAGATGCCTTGCTGACTCTGTCCGAAATGAACGATCGTAGTCAGTCGGAATCTGCGTCTGAAAACTCGAATGCAGTGCCGAGCGCTCCGCTTGATTTTGTGGCACTACGCGCAAGCGTGGAGGCATTGTCTGAGTTGACGGATACGCCAAAAATGTGGCTGGCAGAAGGCTTCGATTCTACAGACGATTTAGCGGCCGTGTATTTCGATGCCTTGGATTGGAAAGGTCAGGCGACCAAAGTATTTGCCTGGCTTGGCTTTCCCAAGGAGCGCAAGGAGAAGATGCCAGCGATTGTGCTGGTGCATGGAGGCGGAGGCACCGCTTTTAAAGAATGGGTGGAGCTTTGGAATGCCCGTGGGTACGTTGCCATCTCGATTGGGGTCGAGGGGCAAACGAGTCGTCGGGCTGGGAAAGGATGGGCTCCGCACGAGTGGGCGGGACCTCAGCGTCAGGGCATCTATGGCGACTCGTCTGAAGCGCTGACGGATCAGTGGATGTATCATGCTGTGGCGGATACGATACTGGCGCATTCACTGCTGCGTTCTTTGCCGGAAGTGGATACCGACCAGGTAGGCATTATGGGCATCTCCTGGGGCGGCGTGATTACCAGCACTGTGATCGGTATCGATGCTCGTTTTGTCTTTGCCATACCAACCTATGGCTGTGGCGGTTTGGCTACTGCGGCGAACCAATACGGGCGGGCATTGGGAAATAATCAGGTTTATCAGCAAGTTTGGGATCCGATCTTGCGCTTGAATCAGGCCTCAATGCCGACCTTGTGGTATTCATGGCCGGGCGATCAGCATTTTCCGCTGGATATACAGGCTGCCAATTATGCGGCGACTCCCGGGCCTTATATGGTTTCGCTGGTTCCGAATATGGGGCATAGTCATAATGCCGCATGGGATCGACCCGAGAGTTATGCCTTCGCCGATAGTGTGACGCGTGAGGGCGGTATGTGGTGTCGACAAGTGAAGAGTTCGTTACGTAAAGATACATGTCGGGCGACTTTTAGGTCGAGTAAGCCGCTGGATGCGGCTGTGTTGGTTTCCACTGTGGATGGAGGCGTTACGGGAGATCGGCAATGGGTGGAAACGCCCCTAGCGCGCCCGGAGCCACGTGGTGTGAACTGGATCGTGCAGGCAGAAGTCCCCGAGGGCAGCACCGCATGGTTTATTAACGTCAAGTCTGGCGATTTGGTCGCTAGTTCAGGCTTCTTTGAGGCAGAGTAA
- a CDS encoding IS4 family transposase, producing MSASTSLCLPLFSNFPAAFEELFSRESCALIFAQHGPRGGGQAKLNGWEWLMSRVYHELARSGTFSSNTKAVSGVRISDSALSQRALSIGEKLIEEILPIALRPLADRERDVQAFYHAYRLVAIDGTRFNLRNTGTINEQASKVACNRGSGEPAFAHLLAVVLVELGMHQPLGTRLGWQGEGELTLARQLFAAQDLPERSLLLADRLFGYPSLIWGLWSMLRRTHSYVLVRIKSNLKAKRTRQLADGSWLVEVKAVDPSTRKKVGVLELREIYGRVCYEDQNGHRSCLQIRLWTSLLDDTTSPATELIALYAARWEEELFFRELKSHLHARGELLDALTPQTAAQEVLAMLLAAALIAKQRQSVASAAGVEPLRISFAKVLHKTAALCELLQVGADLITPQALAQWIQRLLDDLIYDAVIKKRRPRTCPRTLRQPTKDWPKTKVAQSKRVVKTIEVTNP from the coding sequence ATGAGCGCATCCACCTCTTTGTGTTTACCGTTGTTTTCTAATTTTCCAGCTGCCTTTGAGGAGCTATTTAGCCGTGAGAGTTGCGCTCTGATTTTCGCGCAGCACGGTCCTCGCGGTGGTGGCCAAGCCAAGTTAAATGGCTGGGAATGGTTGATGTCCAGGGTCTACCATGAGTTGGCACGTTCGGGTACTTTCTCGTCTAATACCAAGGCGGTATCCGGAGTGCGCATCTCGGACAGCGCGCTCAGCCAGCGGGCCTTGTCGATTGGCGAGAAGCTGATCGAAGAGATACTGCCTATCGCACTACGTCCGTTAGCCGACCGTGAGCGAGATGTGCAGGCCTTTTATCATGCATATCGGTTGGTGGCCATCGACGGGACTCGTTTCAATTTACGTAATACCGGAACCATTAATGAACAGGCTTCAAAAGTGGCTTGCAACCGCGGTAGCGGTGAACCTGCTTTCGCGCATTTGCTGGCAGTTGTCCTGGTGGAATTGGGTATGCACCAACCTTTGGGCACCCGTTTAGGCTGGCAAGGCGAGGGCGAGTTGACACTCGCGCGGCAACTGTTTGCGGCTCAGGATCTGCCCGAGCGCAGTCTGCTTTTAGCCGACCGACTGTTCGGTTATCCTTCGCTGATCTGGGGACTCTGGTCAATGCTCCGGCGCACACACAGTTACGTTCTGGTTCGGATAAAGTCTAATCTCAAAGCCAAGCGCACGCGGCAACTCGCGGATGGTTCATGGCTAGTCGAAGTCAAAGCGGTTGATCCATCCACACGCAAGAAGGTGGGGGTCCTCGAACTACGTGAGATCTATGGTCGAGTCTGCTATGAAGACCAGAATGGTCACCGTTCGTGTCTTCAAATACGCTTGTGGACGAGTCTGCTCGATGACACCACCAGCCCAGCCACAGAACTGATCGCCCTTTACGCCGCACGCTGGGAGGAAGAGTTATTCTTCCGAGAACTCAAAAGCCACCTGCACGCCCGCGGAGAACTACTTGACGCACTCACTCCGCAAACCGCCGCCCAAGAAGTGCTCGCGATGCTCTTAGCGGCCGCGCTGATCGCCAAGCAGCGCCAAAGCGTCGCTTCTGCCGCAGGCGTTGAGCCCTTGCGCATCAGCTTTGCCAAGGTTTTGCACAAGACAGCCGCACTGTGCGAGCTACTGCAAGTCGGTGCAGACTTGATCACCCCGCAAGCGCTGGCTCAGTGGATACAGCGACTCTTAGATGATCTTATATATGATGCCGTTATTAAAAAACGAAGACCTAGAACTTGCCCCAGAACCCTACGACAACCCACAAAAGACTGGCCAAAAACTAAAGTTGCCCAGTCAAAACGAGTTGTTAAAACTATAGAAGTCACCAATCCTTAA